A single Anatilimnocola floriformis DNA region contains:
- a CDS encoding Flp family type IVb pilin codes for MKKVLARVWSEQDGVLSFEWVLLVTLLTFGVVSGIAAARDAIIDELGDVAQAMLALDQSYTVDFPLLIQVHTTTTSSASDTLFTDALIYSDCTRGATVQGINGNGAGGSTDDNS; via the coding sequence ATGAAGAAGGTTCTTGCTCGCGTTTGGTCGGAACAAGATGGCGTTCTGTCGTTTGAATGGGTGCTGCTCGTGACTCTGCTCACGTTCGGCGTGGTTTCGGGCATCGCCGCGGCTCGCGACGCCATCATCGACGAACTGGGCGACGTCGCTCAGGCGATGCTGGCTCTCGATCAGTCGTACACGGTCGACTTCCCGCTGTTGATCCAAGTGCATACCACCACCACCAGCTCGGCCAGCGACACTTTGTTCACCGACGCTTTGATTTACAGCGATTGCACTCGCGGTGCGACTGTGCAAGGCATCAACGGCAACGGTGCTGGCGGTTCGACCGACGACAATTCGTAG
- a CDS encoding Flp family type IVb pilin, translating to MKKVLSRMWKEQDGVLSFEWVLLVTLLTFGVVSGIAAARDAIIDELGDVAQAMQAIDQSYTVDFPLLVQVHASTTSSASDTSFTDALIYTDCTRAVNPQGINGNGVGGSLDEDS from the coding sequence ATGAAGAAAGTTTTGTCTCGTATGTGGAAGGAACAGGACGGCGTCCTGTCCTTCGAATGGGTGCTGCTCGTGACTTTGCTCACCTTCGGCGTGGTTTCTGGTATCGCGGCCGCCCGCGACGCCATCATCGATGAACTGGGCGACGTCGCTCAGGCGATGCAGGCTATCGATCAGTCGTATACGGTCGACTTCCCGCTGCTGGTGCAGGTGCATGCTTCCACCACCAGCTCGGCTAGCGACACTTCGTTCACTGATGCTTTGATCTATACCGACTGCACTCGCGCCGTCAATCCGCAAGGCATCAACGGCAACGGCGTTGGCGGTTCGCTCGATGAAGACTCCTAA
- a CDS encoding Flp family type IVb pilin: protein MKKVLSRMWKEEDGVLSFEWVLLVTLLTFGVVSGVAAARDAIIDELGDVAQAMLALDQSFTIDFPLLIQVHAATTSSASDSSFTDALTYTDCTRPTSPTGQSPQNVADTDS, encoded by the coding sequence ATGAAGAAAGTTTTGTCTCGCATGTGGAAGGAGGAGGACGGCGTCCTCTCCTTCGAATGGGTGCTGTTGGTGACACTGCTCACCTTCGGCGTGGTCTCCGGTGTCGCGGCCGCTCGCGACGCCATCATCGACGAACTGGGCGACGTTGCTCAGGCGATGCTGGCTCTCGATCAGTCGTTCACGATTGACTTCCCGCTGCTGATCCAGGTGCACGCTGCCACCACCAGCTCGGCCAGTGACTCGTCGTTCACCGACGCTCTGACCTACACAGACTGCACCCGTCCGACTAGTCCGACCGGTCAATCGCCGCAGAACGTTGCGGACACCGATTCCTAA